A genomic region of Desulfobacterales bacterium contains the following coding sequences:
- a CDS encoding putative toxin-antitoxin system toxin component, PIN family, giving the protein MKIVLDTNVLVSGLLTPFGPSGEIARMVFSGELILYVDARILSEYHDVLHRPKFNFNKDHIGTLLDFIKQYGQLISSSPLKNRLPDPDDEPFLAVAISGRVRSLVTGNTAHYPSPLREGIDIFSPSEFIEFYRKRVTQVRS; this is encoded by the coding sequence ATGAAAATCGTATTGGACACAAATGTTCTTGTCTCTGGTTTGCTTACTCCCTTTGGTCCGAGCGGTGAAATTGCTCGGATGGTATTCTCAGGTGAGCTTATATTGTATGTCGATGCCAGAATACTGTCAGAATACCATGATGTTCTTCACCGCCCAAAGTTTAACTTTAACAAAGACCATATCGGCACATTGCTTGACTTTATAAAGCAATATGGCCAGTTAATTTCAAGTTCGCCGCTTAAGAACCGTTTGCCAGATCCTGACGATGAGCCATTCCTCGCAGTTGCTATCTCCGGAAGGGTAAGATCTTTAGTCACAGGAAATACAGCCCATTATCCTTCGCCATTACGTGAAGGGATAGATATTTTTTCTCCCTCTGAATTTATTGAGTTTTATAGAAAAAGGGTAACCCAAGTCCGCTCTTGA
- a CDS encoding type II toxin-antitoxin system Phd/YefM family antitoxin produces MGAILAARWRLAFYGRKNTTCIEIQLGIKLSLNWRCKMKFLSVRDLKTKSSQVWKELPGQKEMVLTSNGRPIALLSSINENNLEQVLTAFRRARATNAVASIQYESTQKGTDKISMDEINDEIGIIRSKRKK; encoded by the coding sequence TTGGGCGCTATTCTTGCCGCGCGCTGGCGTTTGGCGTTCTATGGCAGAAAAAATACCACTTGTATTGAGATTCAATTAGGTATAAAATTGAGTCTCAATTGGAGGTGTAAAATGAAATTCTTGAGTGTGAGAGATTTAAAAACAAAATCATCACAAGTTTGGAAGGAACTGCCAGGGCAAAAGGAAATGGTCTTGACAAGTAACGGCCGGCCCATTGCCCTTCTTTCATCAATTAATGAAAATAACCTTGAGCAGGTTCTAACTGCATTTCGACGTGCCCGTGCGACGAATGCCGTGGCATCAATTCAATACGAGTCCACTCAAAAAGGGACCGATAAGATATCCATGGATGAGATCAATGATGAAATCGGAATTATAAGGTCTAAACGGAAAAAATGA